From the Bacillus tuaregi genome, one window contains:
- a CDS encoding nuclease-related domain-containing protein — MGQLIKLQDYASRYEQNIFHYPSRFVTLKKQQWEKLRYNWETPNHPITIAQPTEWKMEEKQPFLTKIKTMFNRRNDREATEQLEVNRVFEEQEDIDQFSAMVHHADNLEELKQQFLNQLFDFQLKWATSTLAEKSIMNKKFFFDEHLRYFLQRFPDTYLVLYRPIFLLKKAKIEVEPILISPTEVWCITFLEEQDLSVFVGSNQKFWEVRDKQGEKKIVNPIIPANRTEKIVKNIFQLYDIELPVHKVILSRNGYIDYPLPPYDVTLIDKRNYEEWFSSLRGLRSPLKSTQLKGAKALLDYCQTTSIRRMEWETNSGNDEC, encoded by the coding sequence ATGGGACAGTTAATAAAGCTACAAGATTATGCATCACGTTATGAACAAAATATTTTTCACTATCCTTCCCGCTTTGTCACTTTAAAAAAGCAGCAATGGGAAAAGCTGCGTTACAACTGGGAAACACCGAATCATCCAATTACTATAGCTCAACCAACGGAATGGAAAATGGAAGAGAAACAGCCTTTTCTCACTAAAATAAAAACAATGTTTAATCGAAGAAATGATAGAGAAGCGACTGAACAATTGGAGGTTAATCGTGTTTTTGAAGAGCAGGAAGATATCGATCAATTCTCTGCCATGGTTCACCATGCAGACAATCTAGAGGAATTGAAGCAGCAATTTCTTAATCAGCTTTTTGATTTTCAATTGAAATGGGCAACCTCGACCCTTGCTGAAAAATCTATTATGAATAAGAAATTCTTTTTTGATGAACATTTGCGCTATTTCCTTCAGCGCTTTCCAGATACGTATCTCGTTCTATATCGACCGATATTTCTGTTAAAAAAGGCGAAAATTGAAGTAGAGCCGATATTGATAAGCCCGACAGAGGTTTGGTGTATAACCTTTCTTGAAGAGCAGGATTTATCCGTGTTTGTCGGGTCCAATCAAAAGTTTTGGGAAGTAAGAGATAAGCAGGGTGAGAAAAAAATCGTTAATCCCATAATTCCTGCTAATAGAACTGAGAAAATAGTGAAAAATATCTTTCAATTATATGATATTGAACTACCTGTTCACAAAGTCATCCTGTCAAGGAACGGTTATATTGATTATCCATTACCTCCCTATGATGTGACCCTAATTGATAAGCGAAATTACGAGGAGTGGTTTTCTAGCTTACGTGGGCTTCGTTCGCCATTAAAATCAACACAGCTTAAAGGAGCCAAGGCATTATTGGATTATTGTCAGACAACATCTATTAGGCGTATGGAGTGGGAGACAAATAGTGGAAATGACGAATGCTAG
- the pulA gene encoding type I pullulanase — protein MIAIERDYQAYLDEMKVITIIIPHPFHHDDEYSFSLVCDGGEYPLTIVERVQLNDFMKYICHVQAELEIGSQYWIQDQRNRKTDLQIGAVTRTRAFDEAFYYDGTLGAAYHSEYTVFKLWAPTATGVKIKLNTADKSSQEMMDLQREDKGVWTITVHQNLENYLYTYLVCVNLQWKEAVDPYAVAVTANGEEGVIIDINKTNMSKHVLPPIENAVDCIIYETHMRDLTIHPNSGVVNKGLYLGAAEIGTKTSKGSSTALSYIKELGVTHIEFLPLNDFSGVDELGQKKEYNWGYNPLHYNVPDGSYSTDPRDPYRRINELKTLIDTIHQNGLRVIFDVVYNHVFDREASSFEKIVPGYYFRHDQHGMPSNGTGVGNDIASERKMVRKFILDSVLFWLNEYQADGFRFDLMGILDTDTMKEIRAAINQVDSSILIIGEGWDLNTPLPLERKANIRNQNSLPRIGQFNDWFRDSIKGSTFNMYDLGYVCGNDHYYEMARQVLAGSIGIENKEGLFLEPDQSVNYVESHDNHTLWDKLIVCLQTEKQEELERVHRLATVMVLLAQGVPFLHSGQEFFRTKRGEGNSYKSSNETNWLDWNLREQFCQHVEYVKGIIKIRKSHRGFRLPTAALIRKHMHFLPLQKPLIGWALQDVKAYGPSQSIVVLLNPTKKEEGVELPEGNWVILADADQSGTLPISRVSHKISLKPISSYVLYKD, from the coding sequence ATGATCGCGATTGAAAGGGACTATCAAGCCTATTTAGATGAGATGAAAGTGATTACCATCATTATTCCTCATCCTTTTCACCACGACGATGAATATTCCTTTTCATTGGTATGTGATGGAGGTGAATATCCTCTCACGATTGTTGAGCGTGTACAACTGAATGATTTTATGAAATACATTTGCCACGTACAGGCAGAGCTCGAAATTGGCAGTCAATATTGGATTCAAGATCAGCGGAATAGGAAGACTGATTTGCAGATTGGAGCAGTGACAAGAACAAGGGCATTTGATGAAGCCTTTTATTATGACGGGACGTTAGGTGCAGCGTATCATTCGGAATACACCGTTTTTAAGCTATGGGCACCTACGGCTACAGGAGTAAAGATAAAATTAAACACAGCTGATAAATCCAGTCAGGAAATGATGGATTTGCAAAGGGAAGATAAAGGAGTTTGGACAATAACCGTTCATCAGAATCTTGAGAATTACCTTTATACGTATTTAGTCTGTGTCAATCTCCAATGGAAGGAAGCAGTTGACCCTTATGCTGTTGCTGTTACAGCTAACGGAGAAGAAGGAGTTATCATAGATATAAATAAAACAAATATGTCAAAACACGTGCTGCCTCCAATTGAGAATGCTGTTGATTGTATCATTTATGAAACTCATATGAGAGACTTGACGATTCATCCTAACAGTGGTGTTGTGAATAAAGGTCTTTATTTGGGTGCTGCTGAAATCGGCACTAAAACCAGTAAAGGAAGCTCAACAGCCCTTAGCTATATAAAGGAGCTTGGTGTAACGCACATCGAGTTTCTACCACTCAATGATTTTTCGGGTGTAGATGAGCTCGGACAGAAAAAGGAATACAATTGGGGCTATAACCCCCTTCACTACAATGTTCCTGACGGAAGCTATAGTACGGACCCGCGGGATCCTTATCGCAGGATAAATGAGTTAAAAACACTAATTGATACGATTCATCAAAATGGACTTCGTGTGATTTTTGACGTTGTTTACAATCATGTTTTTGATAGGGAAGCCTCGAGCTTTGAAAAGATAGTTCCCGGCTACTATTTTCGCCATGATCAACACGGGATGCCCTCGAATGGAACAGGCGTAGGGAATGATATCGCTTCTGAGCGAAAAATGGTAAGGAAATTTATCCTCGATTCTGTATTATTTTGGCTTAATGAATATCAGGCTGACGGTTTTCGCTTTGATTTGATGGGAATTCTTGATACCGACACGATGAAGGAAATTAGGGCTGCTATAAATCAAGTGGATTCCTCTATCCTAATCATTGGTGAAGGCTGGGATTTGAATACGCCACTTCCACTAGAAAGAAAAGCGAATATTCGAAATCAAAATAGCTTACCCCGTATTGGACAATTTAATGATTGGTTTCGTGATTCCATTAAAGGAAGCACCTTTAATATGTACGATTTGGGCTATGTGTGTGGAAATGACCATTATTATGAAATGGCAAGGCAGGTTCTTGCCGGCAGTATTGGCATTGAAAATAAAGAAGGCCTATTTTTAGAACCGGATCAAAGTGTTAATTATGTGGAATCCCATGACAACCATACATTGTGGGATAAATTGATCGTGTGCTTACAAACTGAAAAGCAGGAAGAGCTTGAAAGGGTTCATCGATTAGCAACCGTGATGGTCCTTCTTGCACAGGGTGTCCCCTTTCTCCATAGCGGACAGGAATTTTTCCGGACGAAGCGGGGAGAAGGTAATAGCTATAAATCAAGCAATGAAACGAATTGGCTTGATTGGAATCTGCGTGAACAGTTTTGTCAACATGTCGAGTATGTAAAAGGAATCATTAAGATTCGTAAATCACATCGTGGCTTTCGCTTACCCACTGCGGCTCTAATTCGAAAGCATATGCATTTTTTGCCCCTCCAAAAACCACTGATTGGATGGGCTCTACAGGATGTTAAAGCGTATGGACCCAGTCAATCCATTGTTGTGCTCCTCAATCCTACCAAAAAAGAAGAAGGTGTTGAATTGCCTGAAGGAAACTGGGTTATTTTGGCTGACGCAGACCAAAGTGGTACACTTCCTATTAGCAGAGTGAGTCATAAAATAAGTTTAAAACCAATTAGCTCATATGTATTATATAAGGACTGA
- a CDS encoding phosphotransferase family protein: MEHFFGHDWEIVPAGGATGEAFYAQHEENQYFLKRNTSPFLASLSAEGIVPKLVWTKRLETGDVFTAQQWLNGRELQPSEMNQASVAKLLRKIHKSKPLLSMLKRLGKTPLQPVKILQAIKQELDEEIGQLDSVKAALVFLGKNVNRIHYENKVVCHCDVNHNNWLLDENNQLYLIDWDGAVVADPAIDIGTLLYWYIPRNEWEKWLSLYGLSLDDHLLIRMKWYVIAQTLSSIQWHKDKTRLPEMKKEIDRLHQYLSL, encoded by the coding sequence TTGGAACACTTTTTTGGACATGATTGGGAGATTGTTCCCGCAGGCGGAGCAACTGGGGAAGCCTTTTATGCACAACATGAAGAAAATCAATATTTTCTAAAACGAAATACTTCTCCATTTTTGGCGAGCCTATCAGCGGAGGGCATTGTTCCTAAGCTTGTATGGACCAAAAGATTGGAAACCGGTGATGTGTTTACTGCGCAGCAATGGTTAAACGGACGGGAACTACAGCCCTCAGAAATGAACCAGGCAAGTGTAGCGAAGCTTCTAAGGAAAATCCATAAATCTAAGCCACTGCTAAGCATGTTGAAGCGTCTCGGGAAAACTCCTTTGCAGCCTGTGAAAATTTTACAAGCGATAAAGCAGGAGCTGGATGAAGAAATAGGTCAGCTTGATTCTGTAAAAGCTGCGCTTGTCTTTCTTGGGAAGAATGTAAATCGAATTCACTATGAAAACAAAGTGGTATGTCATTGTGATGTAAATCATAATAATTGGCTGCTTGATGAAAATAACCAGCTCTATTTAATCGACTGGGATGGGGCTGTTGTTGCAGACCCAGCCATCGATATCGGGACATTGCTGTACTGGTATATCCCGCGCAATGAATGGGAGAAATGGCTGAGTCTATATGGATTATCACTAGATGATCATTTGCTGATAAGAATGAAATGGTATGTTATAGCACAGACGCTCTCTTCTATTCAATGGCATAAGGATAAGACACGTCTGCCTGAAATGAAAAAAGAAATTGACAGGCTACATCAATACCTGTCATTATGA
- a CDS encoding YtzH-like family protein, whose product MPLEYHDQVTLLKDILSNHQTDCCGSVAECQQLERLIKSLMVNGHIDHNSMQVLNEVYSYSQSGINASNLDAHIESHQEQLSQWVDDIDQFS is encoded by the coding sequence ATGCCACTTGAATATCATGATCAAGTTACTTTACTAAAGGATATTTTATCTAATCATCAAACAGACTGCTGCGGCTCTGTAGCTGAGTGCCAGCAATTAGAGCGCTTAATTAAATCGTTAATGGTTAATGGCCATATCGATCATAATAGCATGCAGGTGCTCAATGAAGTTTATTCTTATAGTCAAAGCGGAATTAATGCTTCCAACTTAGATGCTCATATTGAATCACATCAAGAGCAGCTATCGCAATGGGTTGATGATATAGACCAGTTTTCATAA
- the trmB gene encoding tRNA (guanosine(46)-N7)-methyltransferase TrmB, with translation MRLRNKPWAKEKIEQYPQYVVAAPDELKGKWDTVYENNQPLHIEIGTGKGRFITEMAKANPSINYLGIELQESVIVSALDRLIEAELPNVKLLNANAVDLPLYFAKGEVSRVYLNFSDPWPKSRHEKRRLTYRSFLKIYEEILPVNGEIHFKTDNQGLFEYSLMSFSAYGMLLKYLSLDLHNSTYEGNIMTEYEEKFSERGNRIYRCEVQFQNEG, from the coding sequence ATGCGGTTAAGAAACAAACCTTGGGCAAAGGAAAAAATTGAGCAGTACCCACAATATGTCGTAGCTGCTCCTGATGAATTAAAAGGGAAGTGGGATACGGTTTATGAAAATAACCAACCTCTTCATATTGAGATTGGTACTGGAAAAGGCCGTTTTATTACGGAGATGGCAAAAGCCAATCCTTCTATTAATTATTTAGGAATTGAGCTGCAGGAAAGTGTAATTGTATCAGCGCTTGACCGTTTAATAGAAGCGGAGCTACCAAACGTAAAGCTTTTGAATGCTAATGCAGTCGATTTACCACTATATTTTGCAAAGGGTGAGGTCTCAAGAGTTTATTTAAACTTCTCGGACCCTTGGCCGAAAAGCCGTCATGAAAAGCGACGCTTGACCTATAGGTCGTTTTTAAAGATATATGAGGAAATTCTCCCTGTGAATGGTGAAATACACTTTAAAACCGATAATCAGGGCTTGTTTGAATACTCCCTTATGAGCTTTTCAGCTTATGGTATGCTGCTTAAATATCTCAGCCTTGATTTGCATAACAGTACCTATGAAGGCAATATTATGACTGAGTACGAGGAGAAATTCTCTGAAAGAGGCAATCGAATTTATCGCTGTGAGGTACAATTCCAAAATGAAGGTTGA
- a CDS encoding YtnP family quorum-quenching lactonase gives METLQLRNSRLTWLNGGVNYLDGGAMFGVVPKPLWAKKYPCNDKNQIELRTDPILIQMNGINLLIDSGIGNDKLTEKQKRNYGAEEEAKLETSLEILGLSLQDIHYVLMTHLHFDHACGLTKPNGSHYEPVFPNAKIIVNTIEWNEMRQPNIRSKSTYWKENWEAIAGQVELFEKEWSFGDVKLIHTGGHSDGHSIVVIEDDGETVVHMADIMPTHAHQNVLWVMAYDDYPMNSIAAKQKWLQFGLDRNAWFTFYHDSFYRAVKWNHEGRLTETVKRER, from the coding sequence ATGGAAACATTACAGTTACGTAACAGCAGGCTGACGTGGTTAAATGGCGGTGTTAATTATCTAGATGGTGGTGCAATGTTCGGCGTTGTTCCAAAGCCGCTATGGGCTAAGAAATATCCTTGTAACGATAAAAACCAAATTGAACTTAGGACAGACCCCATTCTTATCCAAATGAATGGCATCAATCTGTTAATTGACTCAGGTATCGGGAATGATAAATTAACGGAAAAGCAAAAGCGAAATTACGGTGCAGAAGAGGAAGCAAAGCTGGAGACATCACTTGAAATACTTGGATTATCGCTCCAAGACATTCACTATGTATTAATGACACATTTGCATTTTGACCATGCCTGTGGTCTTACAAAACCGAATGGTAGTCATTATGAGCCAGTTTTTCCAAATGCAAAAATTATCGTTAATACAATTGAATGGAATGAAATGCGTCAACCTAATATTCGCTCGAAAAGCACTTACTGGAAAGAAAACTGGGAAGCGATTGCCGGGCAGGTAGAATTATTTGAGAAGGAGTGGTCATTCGGAGATGTGAAGCTAATACATACAGGAGGGCATAGTGACGGCCACTCCATTGTTGTCATTGAGGATGATGGAGAGACTGTTGTCCACATGGCAGATATCATGCCAACACATGCTCATCAGAATGTGTTATGGGTAATGGCATATGATGATTATCCTATGAATTCGATTGCTGCAAAGCAGAAATGGCTTCAATTTGGCCTTGATCGGAATGCCTGGTTTACCTTTTATCATGATTCGTTCTACCGAGCTGTCAAATGGAATCACGAAGGAAGATTGACAGAAACGGTTAAAAGAGAACGATAA
- a CDS encoding PepSY domain-containing protein translates to MNWKTFLTGVGSGVAIGIILNQAIDKNKTISAEKALANAKAAFKKHGPITGSWIQMEKQPYSKSFLEYEVYIGGISRNVDGQNEQYEFIVDTSTGAILDAYPLS, encoded by the coding sequence GTGAATTGGAAAACCTTTCTAACCGGTGTAGGTTCCGGTGTTGCAATCGGTATTATTCTTAATCAAGCAATAGATAAAAATAAAACCATTTCAGCCGAAAAAGCACTGGCAAATGCAAAAGCTGCCTTTAAAAAGCATGGTCCCATAACAGGCTCATGGATTCAAATGGAAAAACAGCCTTATTCGAAGTCATTTTTGGAGTACGAAGTCTATATCGGCGGTATTTCTCGAAATGTTGACGGTCAAAATGAACAATATGAATTTATTGTGGATACTAGCACAGGAGCCATCCTTGATGCTTATCCGCTAAGCTAA
- a CDS encoding M42 family metallopeptidase — protein sequence MNEKTLQLFKTLTELPGTAGNEHAVRSFMREQISQYTDEIVQDKLGGIFGVKRGDDSGPTVMVAGHMDEVGFMVTSITENGMIRFQTLGGWWNQVMLATTVEIITKTGPVPGVIGSIPPHLLSEEQRKKPMEINNMLIDIGADDKEDAIRIGIKPGQQIVPVCPFTPMANGKKIMAKAWDNRYGCGLAIELLEALQNETLPNILYSGATVQEEVGLRGAQTAANMIKPDLFYALDASPANDMSGKKDEFGQLGKGALLRILDRTMVTHKGMREFVLDTAESHKIPYQYFVSQGGTDAGRVHVSNEGVPSAVIGICSRYIHTPASIIHIDDYAAAKELVTRLVKASDRTTLNTILQNS from the coding sequence TTGAACGAAAAAACTTTACAATTATTTAAAACCTTAACAGAGCTACCGGGAACAGCAGGAAATGAACATGCTGTTCGCAGCTTTATGCGAGAGCAAATAAGTCAGTACACAGATGAGATTGTTCAAGATAAACTAGGGGGCATTTTTGGTGTTAAAAGAGGCGACGATAGCGGTCCAACCGTAATGGTTGCTGGTCATATGGATGAAGTTGGCTTTATGGTCACTTCGATTACTGAAAATGGAATGATTCGCTTCCAAACCCTCGGAGGCTGGTGGAATCAAGTAATGCTGGCAACAACGGTCGAAATTATCACCAAAACTGGACCTGTCCCTGGAGTAATCGGTTCGATTCCTCCACATCTTTTAAGTGAGGAACAGCGAAAAAAACCAATGGAAATAAATAATATGCTGATTGATATTGGGGCAGACGATAAAGAAGATGCCATTAGAATTGGTATCAAGCCAGGTCAGCAGATTGTTCCAGTTTGTCCTTTTACTCCGATGGCCAATGGCAAAAAAATTATGGCTAAGGCATGGGATAATCGGTATGGTTGTGGTTTAGCGATTGAACTTCTTGAGGCACTTCAGAATGAAACGCTTCCGAATATACTCTATTCAGGTGCAACTGTTCAGGAGGAGGTTGGTCTCCGCGGAGCACAGACAGCAGCAAATATGATCAAGCCAGATTTGTTCTATGCACTAGACGCAAGTCCTGCTAATGATATGTCAGGTAAGAAGGATGAATTTGGTCAGCTTGGAAAAGGTGCTCTGCTGCGAATACTAGACCGGACGATGGTGACACATAAAGGCATGAGAGAATTTGTTCTAGATACTGCTGAATCACATAAAATTCCATACCAATACTTTGTTTCACAAGGCGGTACGGATGCAGGTCGAGTTCATGTTTCGAATGAAGGAGTACCGAGTGCGGTTATTGGTATCTGTTCACGCTATATTCACACACCAGCAAGCATTATTCATATTGATGATTATGCAGCGGCAAAGGAATTAGTAACCAGACTGGTCAAAGCATCTGACCGTACAACCTTAAATACAATTTTACAGAATAGCTAA
- a CDS encoding thioredoxin family protein, whose product MKHLESVEQFTELRDNGKHIFLFSADWCKDCRFIEPFMPEVEAKYSQFSFIHVDRNQFIDLCIEQDVFGIPSFIAYEDGQELGRFVSKDQKTQEEIEKFIENLS is encoded by the coding sequence TTGAAGCATTTAGAGTCAGTTGAACAATTTACAGAATTACGTGATAATGGGAAACACATCTTTTTATTTTCTGCAGACTGGTGTAAGGACTGTCGTTTTATCGAACCATTTATGCCTGAAGTTGAGGCGAAATACAGTCAATTTTCCTTCATCCATGTTGATCGTAATCAATTTATCGATTTGTGTATTGAACAGGATGTTTTTGGGATACCAAGCTTTATTGCCTACGAGGATGGCCAAGAACTAGGTCGATTTGTCAGCAAAGACCAAAAGACCCAGGAAGAAATTGAGAAATTTATTGAAAACTTATCATAA